GAGTCCAACACTTATCGTTATCTTTAATCAGGCCTTTTTCTTCCGTAGAGCCAGCGAATACGAAGCCATAATTCGGCTTTGCCCCAGTCGTCCACGCTTTTACCGCATCGGTCACATCGATCCTGATGATAGAACCAACAGGCTTCTCAGGGAGACCGTCCTTGTAGAGGTCACCAGGAATGGTATCCGGCGCCTTCGTAATATCCGTCTCTGGTGCGCCGAGCCAACCCTCTGTTGCGAGTAAGAGCTTCGTCGCACATGATTCCGGGGATCCTTTGCTTGATGATTTCGCACCATTCTGAACCGTATAGCTCAAGATAGCTTTGGTGACCGTCTTTGCGGGAGGCGCGACGAGCGGATCTACATCGAATCTTACGGCGCCTCGGTAGATGCGATTATATATTTGATCCTTCGAATCGTTACCCGCTTGAAAAGAGTGTTCCCAGCCCACCAGAACACCAATCGTTCCCTCTTTATAAAGGGCCATAGTAGCATCTCCCACCAATTTGTCTTTCCCTTCGTCTTGGAATTCAAGATGACTGGAGCTTCCAACTTTTTTCGGCCCGAAAACATAGGAGCTGCAACCGCCGAGGAGTGGCAAAAGAACTAGCGCCAACAATATCCGTCGCCGGAATAGTCCGCTTTGCATAGTGAATCTCCTTGATGTACAAGTGGTGGGGGTCGATCGCCTCGCCGCATTGAGGTAACCCAAACGGAAATCGATGCTGAGTCAGGGCGTTGCAATGCCCCCGATAACGCGTATGGCTAGTGCCCCGCGACGGTCATGCGGCGGATCTTGAAGGTGGGGGCGACGACGCTCTGGCGGAAGCTGAGATCGTTACCCACCATCTCGATTCCCAACAGCATCTCCTTGAGATTGCCGGCGATGGTGATCTCCTCCACCGGGTAGGTCAGCTCACCCTTTTCGATCCAGAATCCCACCGCGCCCTGCGAATAGTCGCCGGTCACGAGGTTTACGCCGAAGCCGATCAGTTCAGTGACGTAGAGCCCGGCATCCACCGAGCGAATGATCTCGGCTGGTTCGTGCGGCCCGGACTGGAGGTAAAAGTTCGTCGGCCAGGCGGTCGGTGAATCGCCGGCGCCTCGACTCGCATTGCCGGTCGGCTTCATGCCGAGCTTGCGGGCGGAATAGCTGTCGAGAAGGTAGCTGCGCAGGACGCCGTTTTCCACGATGGTATTCCGGCGGGTCGGGAGTCCTTCGCCATCGAACGGTTTTGAGCCGAGATAGCCCGGCAATGTGCCATCATCGTAAACTGAAACGGTTTCGGCGGCGATCTGCTCACCCAGCTTGCCGACCAGGAACGACGCCCCACGATAGAGGGCCGGACCGCAGAGCGCGCCACAGATGATGCGCAAGAGGTTTGTAGCAGTCTCCGGGTCGAAGATCACCGGGACCTCCTGGGTTGTGATCTTGCGTGCGCCCAGACGTCCGAGAGCGCGCTCAGCC
This genomic interval from Candidatus Methylomirabilis tolerans contains the following:
- a CDS encoding TldD/PmbA family protein, with amino-acid sequence MISRQIVEDVLQEAKRKGATATDLVLVENELVTAQVRLRETEMLRSAREVRLGLRLFFDKRSATSSTSDLSKESLARLVEDTAVLAKAIAHDEYSGLPLAEECAKDIPDLHLYDPDGEALTVKDQLDRAKAAEDAALSSDSRITNSEGAEFTSNLFRVIYGSSQGFLGEYRGSTFSLAVSPIASSEDGMQRDHWYSRTRHLGAMESPEAIGKRAAERALGRLGARKITTQEVPVIFDPETATNLLRIICGALCGPALYRGASFLVGKLGEQIAAETVSVYDDGTLPGYLGSKPFDGEGLPTRRNTIVENGVLRSYLLDSYSARKLGMKPTGNASRGAGDSPTAWPTNFYLQSGPHEPAEIIRSVDAGLYVTELIGFGVNLVTGDYSQGAVGFWIEKGELTYPVEEITIAGNLKEMLLGIEMVGNDLSFRQSVVAPTFKIRRMTVAGH
- a CDS encoding DNRLRE domain-containing protein, with the protein product MQSGLFRRRILLALVLLPLLGGCSSYVFGPKKVGSSSHLEFQDEGKDKLVGDATMALYKEGTIGVLVGWEHSFQAGNDSKDQIYNRIYRGAVRFDVDPLVAPPAKTVTKAILSYTVQNGAKSSSKGSPESCATKLLLATEGWLGAPETDITKAPDTIPGDLYKDGLPEKPVGSIIRIDVTDAVKAWTTGAKPNYGFVFAGSTEEKGLIKDNDKCWTLLGGFSLRVNYSKL